In Bradyrhizobium sp. CCBAU 051011, the following are encoded in one genomic region:
- a CDS encoding helix-turn-helix domain-containing protein, producing the protein MSILDPSPPPFAIPSDEQVEAFVRKIAQAVADQLGADTLNSPFIRSTECAQILGITPEHLCAMRARKEGPPWCGEGKWVRYERAAVHEWLRNLPRHSTPVSPAEPKSNRSCVTDLRALRRCDHE; encoded by the coding sequence ATGTCGATCCTTGATCCAAGCCCACCTCCCTTTGCCATACCCAGCGACGAGCAGGTCGAGGCCTTCGTTCGCAAAATAGCACAAGCGGTGGCCGATCAGCTCGGCGCCGACACGCTCAACTCACCTTTCATTCGCAGCACTGAGTGCGCGCAGATCCTCGGCATCACGCCAGAACATCTCTGCGCGATGAGGGCTCGCAAAGAAGGTCCGCCCTGGTGCGGCGAAGGAAAATGGGTCCGGTACGAGCGGGCCGCCGTCCACGAATGGCTCCGCAATCTACCACGCCACTCGACACCTGTTTCACCGGCCGAGCCGAAATCAAATCGGTCATGCGTGACCGATTTGCGGGCTCTTCGACGGTGCGATCATGAGTGA
- a CDS encoding integrase family protein codes for MPSTQAPRMLLTDKAVKGLPFAPAKPQIIRDTKIAGFHVWVGKTTKTYRYQYETPRVDRQRGSTKVEWLGEHPHASADEARAKALEIVALRARGEPIPRGFASTREVAPSFTFKAAWEAYKAAITKEGKSIRTIADYQDKFDRHLKDWHDKPLASIKREEVVQEHAAITERARNARAGQKYASGKYAANGTMRFARAVWNHAKDEMETPGLPERNPFRSGKLFHKETARSTGMGVAELPAWWAQLQALANPIRRELHLFMLLSGLRRTDVLTARWTNFDPARPSLRLPSPKGGAERAFELPLSTAMLACLERVKEAGQTYYLEESKTWIFPAPGGHVAEVKEEGRQKLSHTGHALRHSFRTLAAAAGVDRLRLKILMNHAIDDDVTDAYANVPALFASLRDAQEQISAFITDSMEASQ; via the coding sequence ATGCCGTCGACCCAAGCCCCGCGCATGCTGCTGACCGACAAGGCCGTCAAAGGTCTGCCATTCGCCCCCGCCAAGCCGCAAATCATCCGCGACACCAAAATCGCCGGCTTCCATGTGTGGGTTGGTAAGACCACAAAGACGTACCGTTACCAGTACGAAACACCGAGGGTAGACCGCCAGCGTGGCTCCACCAAGGTGGAATGGCTGGGCGAACACCCGCACGCCAGCGCCGACGAGGCGCGGGCCAAGGCCCTCGAAATCGTGGCGCTCCGCGCCCGCGGCGAGCCGATCCCACGCGGTTTTGCCAGCACCCGGGAGGTTGCTCCCTCATTCACCTTCAAGGCCGCCTGGGAGGCCTATAAGGCCGCCATCACCAAGGAAGGCAAGAGCATCCGCACCATTGCCGATTACCAGGACAAGTTCGACCGCCACCTGAAAGACTGGCACGACAAGCCGCTGGCCAGCATCAAGCGCGAGGAGGTCGTCCAGGAGCATGCCGCGATTACCGAGCGCGCCAGAAACGCTCGGGCCGGCCAGAAGTACGCAAGCGGCAAATACGCCGCCAACGGCACCATGCGCTTTGCTCGCGCCGTCTGGAACCACGCCAAGGACGAAATGGAGACGCCGGGCCTTCCGGAGCGCAATCCGTTCCGGTCAGGAAAGCTATTCCACAAGGAGACGGCCCGTAGCACCGGCATGGGTGTAGCCGAGCTGCCGGCGTGGTGGGCGCAGCTCCAGGCGCTCGCCAACCCCATCCGCCGCGAGCTCCATCTGTTTATGCTCCTCTCTGGTTTGCGTCGCACCGACGTCTTAACCGCCCGCTGGACGAACTTCGACCCTGCCCGCCCCTCGCTGCGCCTGCCGTCCCCAAAGGGCGGCGCGGAACGAGCGTTCGAACTGCCGCTATCGACAGCAATGCTGGCGTGCTTGGAGCGGGTCAAAGAAGCCGGCCAGACCTACTACCTCGAGGAAAGCAAGACCTGGATTTTCCCGGCGCCCGGAGGACACGTCGCTGAGGTCAAGGAAGAGGGTCGGCAGAAGCTGTCCCACACTGGACACGCGCTGCGACATTCGTTCCGGACGCTTGCCGCCGCGGCTGGCGTCGATCGCCTTCGCCTAAAAATTTTGATGAATCATGCGATCGATGACGATGTCACCGACGCTTATGCAAACGTGCCCGCGCTCTTCGCTTCTCTGCGGGACGCCCAAGAGCAGATCTCCGCATTTATAACCGACAGCATGGAGGCATCACAATGA